One window from the genome of Lysobacter helvus encodes:
- a CDS encoding S46 family peptidase yields the protein MRRPLLASLLLLSASAQADEGMWMPSQLPDIAAQLRAAGFKGNPADLADLTKPPMSAVVKVGGATGAFVSQDGLVLTNHHVAFGVIQYNSKPDRDLIANGFIAADRAGELPASPDYRVLVTTGFDRITDTILANARGKQGRAYYDAIDAATKQAVAKCESDAGYRCSVANMDYGTDFYLIRQLELRDIRLVYAPPQAIGNYGDEIDNFVWPRHTGDFTLLRAYVGKDGKPADYSPDNVPYAPPAHLQVSTRNVKDGDFAMLAGYPGVTFRHRMASEFANQIEWQLPSRVALYDGLIGTIDAAAKPDANAKVAYASQVQSLKNNLKRAQGELDGLRRSDAIHVRQQDESAMLAWLGKQPDAAATRRDIDAAQAQLKNAMAMRDRDQLVGAIRAMTQVLRAALTVQRLAIERTKPDAERESGYQLRDETLIAGTLKQVQRRYSPTVEKAILADLLRQYLALPAAQHLPEFDQVFGTTQAQVTAKLDALYAGTKLGDEAVRTSLMQRESNVATDPDPMLVAAKALLPAYMRIEEESKQREGELLRLRPAYMRALIAYRKSQGRAVYPDANSTLRVSYGRISPMSPRDGIDYRPLTTVQGIVEKHTGKAPFDAPKPLLDAIAKGDFGTTADPVLKTQTVDLMTNLDTTGGNSGSPVLDADGKLIGLNFDSNWEAVSASWMFDPRYKRAIHVDMRYLRWLLAKVYPAPHLLKEMNLPSE from the coding sequence CCCGACATCGCGGCGCAACTGCGCGCCGCCGGGTTCAAGGGCAACCCGGCGGACCTCGCCGACCTGACGAAGCCGCCGATGAGCGCCGTCGTGAAGGTGGGCGGCGCGACCGGCGCGTTCGTCTCGCAGGACGGCCTGGTGCTGACCAACCACCACGTCGCGTTCGGCGTCATCCAGTACAACAGCAAGCCCGACCGCGACCTCATCGCGAACGGCTTCATCGCCGCCGACCGCGCCGGCGAACTCCCGGCCAGCCCGGACTACCGCGTGCTCGTCACCACGGGCTTCGACCGCATCACCGACACCATCCTCGCCAACGCGCGCGGGAAGCAGGGCCGGGCGTACTACGACGCCATCGACGCCGCCACCAAGCAGGCCGTCGCCAAGTGCGAAAGCGACGCGGGCTACCGCTGCAGCGTTGCGAACATGGATTACGGCACCGACTTCTACCTCATCCGCCAGCTCGAACTGCGCGACATCCGCCTGGTGTACGCACCGCCGCAGGCGATAGGCAACTACGGCGACGAAATCGACAACTTCGTGTGGCCGCGCCACACCGGCGACTTCACGCTGCTGCGCGCCTACGTCGGCAAGGACGGCAAGCCCGCCGACTATTCGCCCGACAACGTGCCGTACGCACCGCCCGCCCACCTGCAGGTGTCCACGCGCAATGTGAAGGACGGCGACTTCGCGATGCTCGCCGGCTATCCGGGCGTGACGTTCCGCCACCGCATGGCGTCGGAATTCGCGAACCAGATCGAATGGCAGCTGCCCTCGCGCGTCGCGCTGTACGACGGCCTCATCGGCACCATCGACGCCGCCGCCAAGCCCGACGCGAACGCGAAGGTCGCCTACGCCTCGCAGGTGCAGAGCCTGAAGAACAACCTCAAGCGCGCGCAGGGCGAACTCGACGGCCTGCGCCGCAGCGACGCGATCCACGTGCGCCAGCAGGACGAATCCGCGATGCTCGCCTGGCTCGGCAAGCAACCCGACGCCGCCGCCACGCGCCGCGACATCGACGCCGCGCAAGCGCAGCTGAAAAATGCGATGGCGATGCGCGACCGCGACCAGCTGGTCGGCGCCATCCGCGCGATGACGCAAGTGCTGCGTGCCGCACTCACCGTGCAGCGCCTGGCGATCGAACGCACCAAGCCCGACGCCGAACGCGAATCCGGCTACCAGCTGCGCGACGAAACGCTGATCGCCGGCACGCTCAAGCAGGTGCAGCGTCGTTACAGCCCGACCGTGGAGAAGGCGATCCTCGCCGACCTGCTGCGCCAGTACCTCGCCTTGCCGGCCGCGCAGCACCTGCCGGAATTCGACCAGGTGTTCGGCACCACGCAGGCGCAGGTGACCGCGAAGCTCGACGCGCTCTACGCCGGCACGAAGCTCGGCGACGAAGCCGTGCGCACCTCGCTGATGCAGCGCGAATCCAATGTCGCCACCGACCCGGATCCGATGCTCGTCGCCGCGAAGGCGCTGCTGCCCGCGTACATGCGCATCGAAGAAGAGAGCAAGCAGCGCGAAGGCGAACTGCTGCGCCTGCGCCCGGCGTACATGCGCGCGCTCATCGCGTACCGCAAGTCGCAGGGCCGCGCCGTGTACCCCGATGCCAACTCCACGCTGCGCGTGAGCTACGGCCGCATCAGCCCGATGTCGCCGCGCGACGGCATCGACTACCGCCCGCTCACCACCGTGCAGGGCATCGTCGAGAAGCACACCGGCAAGGCGCCGTTCGACGCACCGAAGCCCTTGCTCGACGCGATCGCGAAGGGCGACTTCGGCACCACCGCCGATCCTGTCCTCAAGACACAGACCGTCGACCTGATGACCAACCTCGACACCACCGGCGGCAATTCCGGTTCGCCCGTGCTCGACGCCGACGGCAAGCTGATCGGCCTGAACTTCGACAGCAACTGGGAAGCGGTGAGCGCCAGCTGGATGTTCGATCCGCGCTACAAGCGCGCGATCCACGTCGACATGCGCTACCTGCGCTGGCTGCTCGCGAAGGTCTATCCCGCGCCGCACCTGCTGAAGGAAATGAACCTGCCGTCCGAATGA
- the folC gene encoding bifunctional tetrahydrofolate synthase/dihydrofolate synthase — MARSLDDWLAYIERQHPQSIAMGLERVADVAERMGLTRPARHVITVAGTNGKGSTVAFIEAIARAAGWRTGAYTSPHLLRYNERVRIDGHDADDLALVHAFDAVEAARGDTQLTYFEYGTLAALWLFAQDELDLAILEVGLGGRLDAVNLVDPDVAVITTVDLDHQDWLGNDREVIGAEKAGIARAWKPLVLGDDDPPSSVLGRAYRIGASAIRANCDFFFEPIDAETWRWREVNFALDLPTPALAAPVQMRNAATAIAALRALDVAIPREAFAHGIAEAAVAGRLQRIERDGIEVVLDVGHNPQAARALAEWLAATPARGRTFAVYAALGDKDARGVVEALAPRIDRWFLAGLEGAGPRGQPVDAFAERLQGTPAAAGARHAEVATALAAARKDAVAGDRLLVFGSFHTVGEAIAALGSEAKEGRGL; from the coding sequence ATGGCACGTTCGCTCGACGACTGGCTGGCGTACATCGAGCGCCAGCATCCGCAGTCCATCGCGATGGGGCTGGAACGCGTGGCCGACGTAGCCGAGCGCATGGGCCTCACGCGCCCCGCGCGCCACGTGATCACCGTGGCCGGCACGAACGGCAAGGGCTCGACGGTCGCGTTCATCGAAGCGATCGCGCGCGCCGCCGGCTGGCGCACGGGCGCCTACACCTCGCCGCATTTGCTGCGCTACAACGAACGCGTGCGCATCGACGGCCACGACGCGGACGATCTCGCGCTCGTGCACGCCTTCGACGCGGTGGAAGCTGCACGCGGCGACACCCAACTGACGTACTTCGAATACGGCACGCTCGCCGCATTGTGGTTGTTCGCGCAGGACGAACTGGACCTGGCGATCCTAGAAGTCGGCCTCGGCGGCCGGCTCGACGCGGTGAACCTCGTCGATCCCGACGTGGCCGTGATCACCACCGTCGACCTCGACCACCAGGATTGGCTCGGCAACGATCGCGAAGTGATCGGCGCGGAGAAGGCCGGCATCGCGCGCGCGTGGAAACCGCTGGTGCTGGGCGACGACGATCCGCCGTCGAGCGTGCTCGGCCGCGCGTATCGCATCGGCGCCTCGGCGATCCGCGCGAACTGCGATTTCTTCTTCGAACCGATCGATGCCGAAACGTGGCGCTGGCGCGAAGTGAATTTCGCGCTGGACCTGCCGACGCCCGCGCTGGCCGCGCCCGTGCAGATGCGCAACGCCGCCACCGCGATCGCCGCGTTGCGCGCGCTCGACGTCGCGATCCCGCGCGAAGCCTTCGCGCACGGCATCGCCGAAGCGGCGGTGGCGGGGCGCCTGCAGCGCATCGAACGCGATGGCATCGAGGTCGTCCTCGACGTCGGCCACAACCCGCAGGCCGCGCGCGCGCTGGCCGAATGGTTGGCGGCGACGCCGGCCCGCGGACGCACCTTCGCCGTGTACGCCGCGCTCGGGGACAAGGACGCCCGGGGCGTCGTCGAAGCCCTCGCGCCACGCATCGATCGCTGGTTCCTCGCCGGCCTCGAAGGCGCAGGCCCGCGCGGCCAGCCCGTCGACGCCTTCGCCGAACGCCTGCAGGGCACGCCCGCCGCCGCGGGCGCGCGCCATGCCGAGGTCGCCACCGCGCTCGCCGCGGCGCGCAAGGACGCCGTCGCGGGCGATCGCCTGCTCGTCTTCGGCTCCTTCCATACCGTCGGCGAAGCAATTGCGGCCCTGGGTTCAGAAGCGAAGGAGGGGCGGGGTCTATAA
- a CDS encoding SgcJ/EcaC family oxidoreductase, with amino-acid sequence MLITVMRAGVVVVALVLLPGCTRPASQPQAANTCAPIDDAGVAALFDRWEEALEHKPATEVVALYADDSVLLPTLSDVPRYTREQKLDYFKHFQAKHPSGHIDERRVFLGCNSAVDAGLYTFTFGDGSQTHARYTYTYAFEDGAWRITSHHSSAMPEASNAQASRKP; translated from the coding sequence ATGTTGATCACCGTGATGCGCGCCGGCGTCGTTGTCGTCGCGCTTGTTTTGCTGCCAGGCTGCACCAGGCCCGCTTCGCAGCCGCAGGCCGCCAACACCTGCGCCCCCATCGACGACGCCGGCGTGGCCGCATTGTTCGATCGCTGGGAAGAAGCGCTGGAACACAAGCCGGCCACGGAGGTCGTCGCGCTGTACGCCGACGACTCGGTGCTGCTGCCCACGCTCTCCGACGTGCCACGCTACACGCGCGAGCAGAAGCTCGATTACTTCAAGCATTTCCAGGCCAAGCATCCGTCGGGCCACATCGACGAACGCCGCGTCTTCCTCGGCTGCAATTCGGCGGTCGACGCCGGCCTGTACACCTTCACCTTCGGCGACGGCTCGCAGACGCACGCGCGCTACACCTACACGTACGCCTTCGAAGACGGCGCGTGGCGCATCACCAGCCACCATTCCTCGGCCATGCCCGAAGCGAGCAACGCTCAGGCGTCGCGGAAGCCGTAA
- a CDS encoding DUF3224 domain-containing protein has product MDQQAKGTFEVKRSMEPGCDLGDGVEAGHFRFDKTFAGPLEATSVVHMLAVGSPQAGSAGYVAVERVKGTLDGRSGTFFFQHSGVMDRGKATLALSVVPDSGTDALAGLHGTMAIDITDGQHFYTFDYGFRDA; this is encoded by the coding sequence ATGGACCAGCAGGCGAAGGGCACGTTCGAAGTGAAGCGCAGTATGGAACCGGGCTGCGACCTGGGCGACGGCGTGGAAGCCGGGCATTTCCGCTTCGACAAGACGTTCGCCGGGCCACTGGAGGCGACCAGCGTGGTGCACATGCTGGCGGTGGGGTCGCCGCAGGCGGGATCGGCCGGTTACGTGGCGGTGGAACGCGTGAAGGGGACGCTGGACGGACGCAGCGGCACGTTCTTCTTCCAGCACAGCGGCGTGATGGACCGCGGCAAGGCAACGCTGGCGTTGAGCGTGGTGCCGGATTCCGGCACCGACGCACTGGCGGGATTGCACGGCACGATGGCCATCGACATCACCGACGGCCAGCACTTCTACACGTTCGATTACGGCTTCCGCGACGCCTGA
- the serA gene encoding phosphoglycerate dehydrogenase — MKVLACDGIHEDGLQLFRLAGWDVAVSDPIKDPAELAVALADVDAVLVRSATAVPASALEQAKHLRVIGRAGAGVDTIDVEAATARGIAVMNAPDGNTLAAAEHALSLLFALARHVPRADAGMKAGQWPKAGLTGFELEGKKLGVIGLGRIGGTVARKAQGIGMDVAAYDPFLPPSAAGKGSVPLKTLDDLLAWADVVTLHIPRTKETTNLLSEARLRAMRPGAYLINAARGGLVDEAALLKLLEEGHLAGAALDTFVTEPLPADSPLRAQSKLILTPHLGASTSEAQQAVSTILARQVIDFVTTGAVAGCVNLPPLTAEAAREVGPWMPLMSSLGRLAARLVHAPTKLTVTYAGRTDQLDTRPLTRLLVAALLGAHSGRVTPVNALQEAALRGLVVAETIGGDGDGFDRLLRIRVESEGRTREIEATLHRGPRVVRLDGVEIEFDPQAHVLLLRNEDRPGMIGTVGSQLGAAGINIVNFALGAAGDGQARAAITVDQPLDDSQLAALRTTPGVLSIQQV; from the coding sequence ATGAAAGTGCTGGCCTGCGATGGCATCCATGAAGACGGTCTCCAGTTGTTCCGCCTCGCGGGCTGGGACGTCGCCGTCTCCGATCCGATCAAGGACCCCGCCGAACTCGCCGTCGCGCTCGCCGACGTCGATGCCGTGCTCGTGCGTTCCGCCACCGCCGTGCCCGCGTCCGCGCTGGAACAGGCGAAGCACCTGCGCGTGATCGGCCGCGCCGGCGCCGGCGTGGACACCATCGATGTCGAAGCCGCCACCGCGCGCGGCATCGCGGTGATGAACGCGCCCGACGGCAACACGCTCGCCGCCGCCGAACATGCGCTGTCGCTGCTGTTCGCGCTCGCGCGCCACGTGCCGCGCGCCGACGCCGGCATGAAGGCCGGGCAATGGCCGAAGGCCGGCCTCACCGGTTTCGAACTGGAAGGCAAGAAACTCGGCGTCATCGGCCTGGGCCGCATCGGCGGCACCGTCGCGCGCAAGGCGCAGGGCATCGGCATGGACGTGGCCGCGTACGACCCGTTCCTGCCGCCGTCGGCGGCCGGGAAGGGCAGCGTGCCGCTGAAGACGCTGGACGACCTGCTGGCGTGGGCCGACGTCGTGACGCTGCACATCCCGCGCACGAAGGAAACGACCAACCTGCTGTCCGAAGCGCGCCTGCGCGCGATGCGTCCGGGCGCCTACCTCATCAACGCCGCGCGCGGCGGGCTCGTCGACGAAGCCGCGTTGCTCAAGCTGCTGGAAGAAGGCCACCTCGCCGGCGCTGCGCTCGATACCTTCGTGACCGAACCGCTGCCCGCCGATTCGCCGCTGCGCGCGCAATCCAAGCTCATCCTCACGCCGCACCTCGGCGCCTCGACGAGCGAAGCGCAACAGGCCGTCAGCACGATCCTCGCGCGCCAGGTCATCGACTTCGTCACCACCGGCGCGGTCGCCGGCTGCGTCAACCTGCCGCCGCTCACCGCCGAAGCCGCGCGCGAAGTGGGGCCGTGGATGCCGCTGATGTCGTCGCTCGGCCGGCTCGCCGCGCGCCTCGTGCACGCGCCGACGAAGCTCACCGTCACCTACGCCGGCCGCACGGACCAACTGGACACGCGCCCGCTCACGCGCCTGCTCGTCGCCGCCTTGCTCGGCGCGCATTCGGGTCGCGTCACGCCGGTGAACGCGTTGCAGGAAGCCGCGCTGCGCGGCCTGGTCGTGGCCGAAACGATCGGCGGCGATGGCGACGGCTTCGATCGCCTCCTGCGCATCCGCGTCGAAAGCGAAGGCCGCACGCGCGAAATCGAAGCCACCCTGCATCGCGGCCCGCGCGTCGTGCGCCTGGATGGCGTGGAGATCGAATTCGACCCGCAGGCCCACGTGCTCCTGCTGCGCAACGAAGACCGGCCGGGCATGATCGGCACCGTCGGCTCGCAACTCGGCGCGGCCGGCATCAACATCGTGAACTTCGCGCTCGGCGCGGCCGGCGACGGCCAGGCGCGCGCCGCCATCACCGTCGACCAGCCGCTCGACGACTCGCAACTCGCCGCCCTGCGCACCACGCCGGGCGTCCTCTCGATCCAGCAGGTGTGA
- a CDS encoding histidine phosphatase family protein gives MKILLARHGETAWNAEGRYQGQEDIPLSPVGEAQARALGERLQHVHIDRAVASPLKRALRTAELALGDDRLARLTTDAGLMEIAHGTWEGLLAAEIRERDPDRLHAWRHAPHEVLMPEGESLQHVFDRAWPALARAADGLGEHDTLLVVAHDAVNRVLLCHVLGIPLSKLWTFRQAPTTLNLLEGPDVEHLDVVRMNDATHHTALFGEAVHRAL, from the coding sequence ATGAAGATCTTGCTCGCCCGCCACGGCGAAACCGCGTGGAATGCCGAAGGCCGCTACCAGGGCCAGGAAGACATTCCCTTGTCGCCCGTCGGCGAAGCGCAGGCGCGTGCCCTCGGTGAACGCCTGCAACACGTGCACATCGATCGCGCGGTCGCCTCGCCGTTGAAGCGCGCGCTGCGCACGGCGGAACTTGCGCTGGGCGACGACCGCCTCGCGCGCCTCACGACGGACGCCGGCCTGATGGAAATCGCGCACGGCACGTGGGAGGGCTTGCTTGCCGCCGAGATTCGCGAACGCGATCCCGATCGCCTGCACGCGTGGCGCCACGCGCCGCACGAAGTGCTGATGCCCGAAGGCGAATCGCTGCAGCACGTGTTCGATCGCGCGTGGCCCGCGTTGGCGCGTGCCGCCGACGGCCTCGGCGAACACGACACGCTGCTCGTCGTTGCGCACGACGCGGTGAATCGCGTGCTGCTGTGCCACGTGCTGGGGATTCCGCTGTCGAAGCTGTGGACCTTCCGCCAGGCACCGACCACGCTCAACCTGCTGGAAGGCCCAGACGTCGAGCACCTCGACGTCGTGCGCATGAACGACGCCACGCACCACACGGCGTTGTTCGGCGAAGCGGTGCATCGGGCACTGTGA
- a CDS encoding SPOR domain-containing protein, translating into MEPALKQRLVGAAVLIALAVIFLPMLIQGPAPESGVADVPLDAPRAPVGDLETRDLPLVAPDATPADGALGMDATPPAPSASTATVAALPDTPPASAATIAAAPLRDASAAQVQALPDASAAATAPAPTTPPPSAPGVMYPAPTAGGNYAVNYGSFSTAAAADSVTASLRAAHLPGYRESATVSGKTLQRVRIGPFATRAQAEDARLKAAGVRSDVSAKVVALDAEREAPKAATPPKPTTTVAAATTPATKPAATAPATPAASGTGFAVQLAAFSKAADANALRDKLRNAGFSAFTESITTDKGTLTRVRVGPVLNRAEADQLKAQVKSKLGMDGIVRPHP; encoded by the coding sequence ATGGAACCTGCACTGAAACAGCGCCTCGTCGGCGCAGCCGTGCTGATCGCGCTGGCCGTGATCTTCCTTCCCATGCTGATCCAGGGCCCGGCGCCGGAGAGTGGCGTCGCCGACGTCCCGCTCGATGCACCGCGCGCACCGGTCGGCGACCTGGAAACCCGCGACCTGCCGCTCGTGGCGCCCGATGCCACGCCCGCCGATGGCGCGCTTGGCATGGATGCAACGCCGCCCGCGCCGTCCGCGAGCACCGCGACCGTCGCCGCGCTCCCCGACACGCCGCCTGCGTCTGCCGCGACGATCGCCGCCGCGCCGCTGCGCGACGCCTCGGCCGCCCAGGTCCAGGCGCTGCCCGACGCCTCGGCCGCCGCCACCGCGCCGGCGCCGACCACGCCGCCGCCGTCCGCGCCCGGCGTGATGTACCCCGCGCCCACCGCGGGCGGGAACTACGCCGTCAACTACGGCAGCTTCTCCACCGCGGCTGCCGCCGATTCGGTCACCGCCTCGCTGCGCGCCGCGCACCTGCCGGGCTATCGCGAATCCGCGACGGTCTCCGGCAAGACGCTCCAGCGCGTGCGCATCGGTCCGTTCGCCACCCGCGCGCAGGCCGAGGACGCGCGCCTGAAGGCCGCCGGCGTGCGCAGCGACGTCAGCGCAAAGGTCGTGGCCCTGGACGCCGAGCGCGAAGCGCCGAAGGCCGCCACGCCGCCGAAGCCCACCACCACCGTTGCCGCAGCGACGACCCCGGCCACCAAGCCCGCAGCGACCGCGCCCGCCACGCCCGCCGCGTCCGGCACCGGCTTCGCCGTCCAGCTGGCCGCCTTCAGCAAGGCCGCCGACGCCAACGCCCTGCGCGACAAGCTGCGCAACGCCGGCTTCAGCGCGTTCACCGAAAGCATCACCACCGACAAGGGCACCCTCACCCGCGTCCGCGTGGGCCCGGTGTTGAATCGCGCCGAAGCGGACCAACTCAAGGCGCAGGTCAAGTCGAAACTCGGGATGGACGGCATCGTCCGCCCGCATCCCTGA